GGCGTGCCACGAAGCGCGCGGCCAGATCGTTCGCCATGCGGTAGCGCACACCGTCCTCGGTGTCCGCGGCGTGCAGATAGCGCACGCGCTCGTACAAATGGCCGTGCAGCGCCGAGCTGTGCTCTGGCTCCAGGGGCTCACCCACGAAGGCCAGCAGCACGAATTTGTCGACCTCGGCTTGCAGCTCCAGCTCGAGTCGTGTCGCGGGCAGCTGAGTGCGCGCGCGCTCGGCGACGTACACGAAGTGGCTGACCCCCTCGACCAGCTGCAGCCACGCATCCGTGGGGCCGTGGTGGGCGGCGTTCAGCTGCCGAGGATCGGCGACCGGCGGCAGAACCAGGGCAATTTCCAGCTCGCCGTCCGTTTGTCGGAGCACCAGGGTCTCCCGCGAGTCGTGGGCCCCTTCGCGCACGAAGTCCACGACGTCCGGCGCCCGCTCGAGTCCGTAGACCCGCTCGAGCTCGAGTTGAACTCGTCGCAGCGTCAGCCGGTGCGGATCGCTCAATGCACCATCCCGCCGCCGCGCACGGGCACCATGCCTCGCGCTACCAGCGCGTCGCCCAAGGTCGAGGAGCCGGTTCGCAGCCAACGCTCGTACAACTTCACGACCGCGCCGTCCGTGCGCGCCGACTTGGCTCGCAGCGACTCGGCGATGTCGGCGATCAAGCTGACGAACATGCGAAACTTCGCGGCAAGCTCCCGGAACAGATCGGGAGCGTTGCCATCACTCTCGCGCTGCCGCAGCATGGCCGAAGCGTTCTCGTACGCACACGCTCCGAGGGAGCTCACGTAGCGCCGCTCGACGCCTCGGGTGTCGAGGTGCTCACCAAAAAATCCGCTCACGTAGAGCACACCGTCGCCCAGCACGCGCAGGCGCTCGAAGCGCTCGGGTCCCGCGGTCTGCATGGCCTCGTCGAGCAGCAGCGTGAGCGGTCGTGACAGCGTCTCTTCGCCGAGCTGCCCCGGCTTGGTGTAGTCCGCGAGCAGCGCGACCATGTAGGCCTCGGCGGCGTCGGTGGCCTCGTAGCCGCGAGCCCGGATGGCGTCGGCAACCACCGGAGCGAAGAAGTCGCTCACGCTGGAGGCCAGGTCGATGGGGGAACGGTTGGGGCTGTCACTCATTGCGGATCTCTCCTGTGCGGCCGGAACTGGGCCGTAGAGGGGGGGTGAGGGAGGCGGCACCGCATGCCCCGCATTCAGTGGGCGGGGCCGGCAAGTCAGTCGTGGTTTCGGTGACCTTGCGCGCCTTCTTCAACTAGCTTGATTCAATATGAGCGAGGCGGGCACAGCTGGCCAAGTTGAAGTGAGGCTGCACACCATTTCCTCAGCACTCGCCGAGTGAGGCTGCCAATTCCTGCCTACACTGTGCCCCCCTTGACTCCATCCGAGAGCTGACTAGATTCGGTGACCTGTTAGCACTCTCATTAGGTGAGTGCTAACTCTTTAGCCGAATAATTTCAAGGGTTTGAACGGCGCGTCCGCGTCAAAAAGCCCCCAGAAAACCGGGTTTGTTCCCGGGGCTAGGGCCCGCAGCGACGTTCGCCGCGACCGCCCCGGTCACATCCCGGCCCCCACCGAATGAGGAGAGGAAGACCATGAAGATCCGACCCCTGCAAGACCGCGTCATCGTGAAACGAGTCAAAGAAGACGAGAAGACCAAAGGCGGGATCATCATCCCGGACACCGCGAAAGAGAAGCCCATCGAGGGTGAGGTCATCGCGGTGGGCAACGGCAAGGTCGCCGACGACGGCACCCTGCGCAAGCTCGACGTCAAGGCGGGCGACCGTGTGCTGTTCGGCAAGTACAGCGGCACCGAGGTGAAGATCGACGGTGAGGAGCACCTCATCCTGCGCGAGGACGACATCCTCGGCGTGATCGAGAAGTGAACCTGTACCCCCGACAAAAGATTTAGAGGAGAGACAAAAATGGCAGCAAAAGAAATCGTTTACCAAGAGCAAGCTCGCACCCTGATCCTCAACGGCGTCAACGCCCTCGCGGACGCGGTCAAGGTCACCCTCGGCCCGAAGGGCCGCAACGTCGTGCTCGAGAAGAGCTTCGGCTCGCCGACGGTCACCAAGGACGGCGTCACCGTCGCCAAGGAGATCGAGCTCGAGAACCGCTTCGAGAACATGGGCGCGCAGATGGTCCGCGAGGTCGCCTCGAAGACCAGCGACGTCGCCGGCGACGGCACCACCACCGCCACCGTGCTCGCGCAGGCGATCTTCCGCGAGGGCAGCAAGCTCGTCGCGGCCGGTCACAACCCGATGGAGGTCAAGCGCGGCATCGACAAGGCCGTCGAGACCATCGTCGGTGAGCTCAAGAAGATGGCGAAGCAGACCAAGGACCCGAACGAGATCGCTCAGGTCGGCACGGTCAGCGCCAACGGCGACACCACCATCGGCAAGCTGCTCAGCGAGGCCATGGAGAAGGTGGGCAAAGAAGGCGTCATCACCGTCGAAGAGGCGAAGAGCGCCGAGACCACCCTCGAGGTCGTCGAAGGCATGCAGTTCGACCGCGGCTACCTGTCGCCGTACTTCGTGACGGACCCGGAGCGCATGGAAGCGCACCTGGACGACTGCTACATCCTCCTCAGCGAGAAGAAGATCAGCAACATGAAGGACCTGCTCCCGGTCCTCGAGGCGATTGCGCGGCAGCAGAAGCCGCTGCTCATCATCGCCGAGGACGTCGAGGGCGAGGCGCTCGCGACGCTGGTCGTCAACAAGCTCCGTGGCACGCTGGCCTGCTGCGCCGTCAAGGCCCCGGGCTTCGGTGATCGCCGCAAGGAGATGCTCAAGGACATCGCGACCCTCACCGGCGGTCAGGTCATCGCCGAGGAGCTCGGCCTCAAGCTCGAGAACGTCACCATCACCGACCTCGGCCGCGCGAAGACGCTCAAGATCGACAAGGACAACACCACCATCGTCGATGGCGCTGGCGTCAAAGAGAAGATCAAGGCTCGCCAGAGCGAGATCCGCGGTCAGATCGAGAACACCACCAGCGACTACGACCGCGAGAAGCTCCAGGAGCGCCTGGCCAAGCTCGTGGGCGGCGTTGCGGTGATCAAGGTCGGCGCTGCGACCGAGACCGAGATGAAGGAGAAGAAGGCCCGCGTCGAAGACGCCCTCCACGCCACCCGTGCGGCGGTCGAGGAAGGCATCGTCCCCGGCGGCGGCGTCGCTCTGATCCGCGCTCAGGCTGCTCTCGATGCGCTGAAGGTCAACGACGATCAGCGCTTCGGCGTCACGATCATCCGTCGCTCGATCGAGGAACCCCTCCGCCAGATCGTCGCGAACGCGGGCGAAGAGGGCTCCATCATCGTGCAGAAGGTGCGCGAGGGTAAGGGCAACTTCGGGTTCAACGCGGCCACCGGCGAGTACGGTGACCTCGTGGCCCAGGGTGTCATCGACCCGGCGAAGGTCGTGCGCTCGGCGCTGCAGAACGCGGCCAGCGTGGCGGGCTTGATGCTCACCACCGAGGCGCTCGTTGCCGAGAAGCCGAAAGAGGAAAAGGGCGGCGGCGGCGGCGGCGGTCACGCCGGCCACGGCCACGACTTCTGAGCGCGCCGCGCTCGCAAGGGCGCGCGTGAGCTGAAGCTGTAGAGAAGGCGGATCCCGAGAGGGGTCCGCCTTTTTTTGCGCGAAGGCGTGCCGAGCGCCGGCCCGGCCCTTTGCTCGCGGCCGTGTAACGGCGCGCGGGCAAGGTGGGACGTCCGATCCCGCGCCCGAGCGCAAAACGGCAACGAGAATCTGTTAGGCTCGAAGCGATTCGGGAGGTCAGGTTCGGTGGTGACGGGTGGTCGGCGGATGCGGGTGATGGGCGGCGCGCTGGTTGTCGCGCTCGCCGCTTCGTCGAGCTCGTTGTCGTGTGCGGAGACGACCTGCGAAGAGACGCGTACCTGTGGCGCGAGCTCCGGCGGTGCGGGCGGTGGCGGCGGCGGTGCGGGTGGCAGCGGGGGCGGTGGCTTTGGCGGAGTGGGCGGCTTCGGCGGCGTGGGCGGGAGCGATGGTGGTGGAAGCGGAGGAACCGCGCCTGCGGGGAGCTTCGCAATCTTCCCGGACGTCACCTCGCTCACGCTGGAGGTCGGCAAGAGCATCAACGTCGGGGTGGTCGTCGCGCGGGACAAGATGACCGATCCGATCACCGTGGACTTCGTGGGGCTGCCCGCGGGAGTCACCGCCGCTCCGGTCATTGCGAACAGTGCGGATCAGTGGGTGGCCCTCAATGTCCAGGCAGCAGCGGGCGCTACCCACATCGCGGGGAAAGTGAACCTGCGTGCTCAGGCCAATGGCGTCACCAAGACTGTCGCCATGGACCTCCTCGTGCGCGGTGCGCCCGGAAGTCTCGACAACGCGTTCGGCGTCGGGGGTGAGGTTTCCGTCAACCTGTACGCAGAATGGAGCCGCGCTCGGGCCGCGGCGGTTTCCCCCAATGGCAGCATTTACGTCGCGGGTGAGGCTGGCTCGACCGTGGGCAACAACCACGCGTATTTTCTCGCGCGTTATCTGCCGTCGGGGCAGATCGACCCGACCTTTGGCACGAACGGGGTGGTCGTACGCTATTTGAATGCCGCGACTGGCGAGCACGTTCTTCGCGGCGTCGTCGTCGACTCACAACAGCGCCCCGCGGTAGCCGGGTACTTCACTGGCGACCTAATTCATGTCGCGCGCTTCGACACGAACGGAGTGCTTGACCCGACCTTTGGCTCGGCCGGCGAGGTCACGGGTCCCGGTGGAAGCGCCTACGCGTTGGTGGTTTCGGGAACCAAGCTGGTCGCGGCGGGCAAAGACGACAAGACGCCGGCGCATGGGTTCGCGGGTCGGCTCAACGAGAATGGCACGCCG
The genomic region above belongs to Myxococcales bacterium and contains:
- the groES gene encoding co-chaperone GroES, which translates into the protein MKIRPLQDRVIVKRVKEDEKTKGGIIIPDTAKEKPIEGEVIAVGNGKVADDGTLRKLDVKAGDRVLFGKYSGTEVKIDGEEHLILREDDILGVIEK
- the groL gene encoding chaperonin GroEL (60 kDa chaperone family; promotes refolding of misfolded polypeptides especially under stressful conditions; forms two stacked rings of heptamers to form a barrel-shaped 14mer; ends can be capped by GroES; misfolded proteins enter the barrel where they are refolded when GroES binds) is translated as MAAKEIVYQEQARTLILNGVNALADAVKVTLGPKGRNVVLEKSFGSPTVTKDGVTVAKEIELENRFENMGAQMVREVASKTSDVAGDGTTTATVLAQAIFREGSKLVAAGHNPMEVKRGIDKAVETIVGELKKMAKQTKDPNEIAQVGTVSANGDTTIGKLLSEAMEKVGKEGVITVEEAKSAETTLEVVEGMQFDRGYLSPYFVTDPERMEAHLDDCYILLSEKKISNMKDLLPVLEAIARQQKPLLIIAEDVEGEALATLVVNKLRGTLACCAVKAPGFGDRRKEMLKDIATLTGGQVIAEELGLKLENVTITDLGRAKTLKIDKDNTTIVDGAGVKEKIKARQSEIRGQIENTTSDYDREKLQERLAKLVGGVAVIKVGAATETEMKEKKARVEDALHATRAAVEEGIVPGGGVALIRAQAALDALKVNDDQRFGVTIIRRSIEEPLRQIVANAGEEGSIIVQKVREGKGNFGFNAATGEYGDLVAQGVIDPAKVVRSALQNAASVAGLMLTTEALVAEKPKEEKGGGGGGGHAGHGHDF